Proteins from a single region of Bacteroidota bacterium:
- a CDS encoding translocation/assembly module TamB domain-containing protein: MNKYLKLALKILLGIVIFVVVLVVGLYFFIQTDTFNNIALNFGKDKLNESWAGKNSNIQIESLHGNILKGLTINKGSIITEKDTLLTFNYITLKYDIWGLLNKEIRLDYLTINSPKINLTKVKDADSLVWNFTKLFSSSTEPNDTSTSAFDWGISIKKFKIENGTFRTSGDSVTVPGAQPKFMKEFDFNNFLAANLEIEFTVDYFKDYKNISMKNLSFNTNSDFKIKHLNFDAGINIKDTVTDLWNFNLITDRSNIKFDKLKMNRFDPFDSNSFNNIKNKNLEADIKIEKFNFKDLRYFLPTVDMLDSTVNLSLNVKGKYGDFYINDLTLRLPDSYLNIKGRVQKLDTPDSMYMDVTVNNMAVLPSDVLAVYYNSAIKNYADVGKVFANIEYKGTYHNFYSKFDINTTNAGGVYGNANLDLDKENYSGKIQTSNFNLGKILKDNSLNSRLNMTTSFDGTGFALNRMHANVNYNISGSSFAGYDIRSSTGKINTAGNNIRLNVRHISSMGSVSAAGRVNIANMKNPVYNVKGNVSRFNLAALTKKSEDKSNLNLSFDVNGRGSGLNNINGNFNFDIKQSYYGKYEIPQTPLTVNLKNGGSTAFIDAKTDFLQFSANGSTNFASITKVVMQNITVISEGINRKLALDSLNQNNVVPVSYSSFTSNDNFDLAYDLKILDSAKANKILIPFGIQFDGNVNGKISNTNSQFASLTKLNVKNFVYEDTVILLKDFNSDIDFKNNYALASADNGLNSVDLNLNATGDKTQFGKNIIDSLVMKFNLANSEGKINLFARQDTARSVYMNGNINLAAAEIKTIIDTIKMDYGNYHATNNKAWIVNYYPNEKVNFEQFAVQSRGAIVDIKGDYALKGASDLKLESQNLMLSDVFAIIEASDTTNIVRKSPNPLGGSIKEIVIDFKGNKENPLITGRVISDSLLYGDTLFGSMKADFKYENQIADVNAVLKNATDSKGSLTVKANMPYANPLGSDTSSSDFASLPVKVELDSKDFQLQYFLKLIPGLTDARGLLNGKINADGSVSSPNLTGSLKITEGNMFLSTTGMPYNYTFAASTSNSKLVIDNLSVSNIDEDSRHLDLRGTIDFTGMKINDIDLTTSGDMVIIDKSVERNDLGVYGYLLGGPGTPPITVKGSLDKLKIGGQFLVKDATISSVPMNGSGYNTESDEFTYVNAAVDTTKGKDSLIAITQKDYRKVNPFEKYKYVTIDSISKTSLIDFDLNVKTTKTIYVSIDFNNLTKDRLFGEVQADLTMKTQGKDIVANGRLDVVGNSYYKLYRNFKISNSSVTFDGPIDDPSINLQAIYTGTKANNQIGASSNSEVQVMATITGRVSKPTVELKLLENGGEVSSSDAQGDAITYLLFGKFKNELTASERQSVATTVGTTVGSNYVSSILSSTVRDVLPFLVDAEFNYTEGKVQDTDVQLTSEFGDATVKVGGQLFKEVKNFDFVVEYPLNKMFNLDLPETLLMQFFRQEVSNTIIGGDLTSTNTGVKIIYKIKF; this comes from the coding sequence ATGAACAAATATCTCAAACTAGCTTTAAAAATACTTTTAGGAATAGTTATTTTCGTTGTAGTACTGGTTGTTGGACTTTACTTTTTTATTCAGACTGACACCTTCAATAATATTGCACTCAATTTCGGCAAAGATAAACTTAACGAATCATGGGCGGGAAAGAACTCAAACATACAAATCGAATCACTCCATGGAAATATTCTCAAAGGACTAACAATAAATAAAGGTTCAATTATTACAGAAAAAGATACATTACTTACATTCAATTATATCACATTAAAGTATGATATATGGGGCTTGCTGAACAAAGAAATCCGCCTGGATTATCTTACAATAAATTCTCCAAAAATAAATTTAACTAAAGTAAAAGATGCCGATAGTCTTGTATGGAATTTTACAAAACTGTTCAGCTCATCAACTGAACCTAACGATACTTCCACATCTGCATTTGACTGGGGCATCTCAATAAAGAAATTTAAAATTGAGAATGGAACATTCAGAACGTCTGGAGATTCCGTTACGGTTCCCGGAGCACAGCCAAAATTTATGAAGGAGTTTGATTTCAATAATTTCCTTGCTGCAAATCTTGAAATAGAATTTACGGTAGATTACTTCAAAGATTACAAAAATATCAGCATGAAGAATTTATCCTTCAACACAAATTCAGATTTTAAAATTAAACATTTGAATTTTGATGCCGGGATAAATATAAAAGACACGGTAACGGATTTATGGAATTTCAATTTAATAACTGACCGCTCAAACATAAAATTTGATAAGCTTAAAATGAATAGATTTGACCCGTTCGATAGCAATTCATTCAACAATATAAAAAATAAAAATCTGGAAGCTGATATAAAAATTGAAAAGTTTAATTTTAAAGATTTAAGATATTTTCTTCCAACGGTCGATATGTTGGATAGCACAGTAAATCTTTCACTCAATGTAAAAGGCAAGTACGGAGATTTTTATATAAATGATTTAACGCTAAGACTACCTGACTCATACCTTAATATAAAAGGAAGAGTTCAGAAACTCGATACTCCAGATAGTATGTACATGGATGTAACTGTTAATAATATGGCAGTACTTCCTTCGGATGTGCTGGCAGTATATTATAATTCTGCAATTAAGAATTATGCTGATGTAGGAAAGGTTTTTGCAAATATTGAATACAAGGGCACTTACCATAATTTTTATTCTAAGTTCGATATAAATACAACAAATGCAGGCGGTGTTTATGGAAATGCAAATCTTGATCTGGACAAAGAAAATTATTCAGGTAAAATTCAGACATCAAATTTTAATCTCGGTAAAATATTAAAGGACAACAGTCTTAACAGCAGACTGAATATGACTACATCATTCGATGGGACAGGCTTCGCCCTGAACAGAATGCATGCAAATGTAAATTATAATATTTCGGGTTCATCATTCGCAGGATACGATATACGTTCATCCACAGGAAAGATTAACACAGCCGGAAATAATATTAGACTTAATGTAAGACATATTTCATCGATGGGAAGTGTTTCTGCTGCCGGCAGAGTGAATATTGCCAACATGAAAAATCCTGTTTACAATGTTAAAGGAAACGTAAGCAGATTCAACCTTGCTGCACTGACAAAAAAATCAGAAGATAAGAGTAATCTCAATTTATCATTCGATGTTAACGGCAGAGGCTCGGGCTTAAATAATATTAACGGTAATTTTAATTTTGATATTAAGCAGTCTTACTATGGTAAATATGAAATTCCTCAGACTCCCCTGACTGTAAATTTAAAAAACGGCGGCAGCACTGCTTTTATTGATGCGAAGACGGACTTTCTTCAGTTCAGCGCAAACGGAAGCACTAACTTTGCTTCAATTACAAAAGTTGTGATGCAGAATATTACAGTTATCTCCGAAGGGATTAACAGAAAACTTGCTTTGGATTCTTTGAATCAGAATAATGTTGTTCCTGTTTCTTATTCTTCGTTTACTTCAAACGATAATTTTGATTTAGCTTATGATTTAAAAATTCTTGACTCGGCAAAAGCAAATAAAATTTTAATTCCATTCGGAATACAGTTTGACGGCAATGTTAACGGTAAAATCTCCAATACAAATTCGCAATTTGCTTCACTCACCAAATTGAACGTAAAGAATTTCGTTTATGAGGATACTGTAATATTATTGAAGGATTTTAACTCAGATATAGATTTTAAAAATAATTATGCTTTGGCATCAGCAGATAATGGATTGAACTCAGTGGACTTAAATCTGAATGCAACCGGGGATAAAACACAATTTGGTAAAAATATTATTGACTCGCTTGTAATGAAATTCAATCTTGCAAACAGCGAAGGAAAGATAAATCTTTTTGCAAGACAGGATACTGCGCGTTCAGTTTACATGAACGGAAATATAAATTTAGCCGCTGCTGAAATAAAAACAATAATAGATACGATTAAAATGGATTACGGAAATTATCATGCAACTAATAACAAGGCATGGATTGTAAATTATTATCCAAACGAAAAAGTAAACTTTGAACAGTTTGCAGTTCAAAGCAGAGGAGCAATTGTAGACATCAAAGGTGATTATGCCTTGAAGGGAGCAAGTGATTTAAAACTGGAATCTCAAAATCTAATGCTCTCAGATGTCTTCGCAATAATAGAAGCATCTGATACAACAAACATTGTAAGAAAATCTCCCAATCCTCTGGGAGGCTCTATCAAAGAGATTGTTATTGATTTTAAAGGTAATAAAGAAAATCCTCTGATTACGGGAAGAGTAATTTCAGATTCATTGTTATATGGTGATACTTTATTCGGCAGCATGAAGGCTGATTTCAAATACGAGAATCAGATTGCAGATGTAAATGCAGTGTTAAAAAATGCGACTGACAGCAAGGGTTCATTAACGGTAAAAGCTAATATGCCATATGCAAATCCGTTAGGTAGCGATACATCGTCTTCAGACTTTGCAAGTCTCCCGGTAAAAGTTGAACTTGATTCAAAAGATTTCCAGTTGCAGTACTTTCTAAAATTAATTCCCGGACTTACAGATGCGAGAGGTCTTCTCAACGGAAAAATAAATGCCGATGGTTCTGTATCGTCTCCGAATCTTACCGGCTCATTAAAGATAACTGAAGGCAATATGTTCTTAAGCACAACAGGTATGCCTTATAATTATACTTTTGCTGCAAGCACCTCTAACTCAAAATTAGTTATAGATAACTTAAGTGTTTCAAACATAGATGAAGATTCGCGTCATCTAGATTTACGTGGCACAATCGATTTCACGGGAATGAAAATCAATGATATCGATTTAACTACTTCAGGTGATATGGTTATCATAGATAAGAGTGTTGAACGAAATGATTTGGGAGTTTATGGTTATCTGCTCGGCGGTCCCGGCACTCCGCCAATAACCGTAAAAGGCAGTCTTGATAAATTAAAAATCGGCGGACAGTTTTTAGTAAAGGATGCAACAATTTCTTCAGTGCCTATGAATGGCTCAGGATATAATACTGAATCCGATGAATTCACCTATGTAAATGCTGCAGTAGATACAACAAAAGGAAAAGATTCTTTGATTGCAATCACTCAAAAAGATTACAGAAAAGTAAATCCTTTTGAAAAATATAAATATGTTACAATAGACAGCATCTCAAAAACGAGCCTGATAGATTTTGATTTAAATGTTAAGACAACTAAAACTATTTACGTCTCCATTGATTTTAATAATCTTACAAAGGATAGATTATTCGGTGAAGTACAGGCAGACTTGACTATGAAAACTCAGGGCAAAGACATCGTTGCAAATGGTAGACTTGATGTAGTCGGCAATTCATATTATAAACTATATCGCAATTTTAAGATCAGTAACAGCAGCGTAACATTTGACGGACCCATTGATGATCCTTCAATAAATTTGCAGGCAATTTACACAGGTACAAAAGCAAATAATCAGATTGGCGCATCTTCAAACAGTGAAGTTCAGGTAATGGCAACAATTACAGGAAGAGTAAGCAAGCCGACAGTTGAACTAAAGCTTCTTGAAAACGGAGGCGAAGTTTCAAGCTCAGATGCACAGGGTGATGCAATTACATATTTACTCTTTGGTAAATTTAAAAATGAGTTAACTGCTTCCGAAAGACAATCAGTAGCAACAACAGTAGGAACAACTGTTGGCTCAAATTATGTTTCATCTATATTATCATCAACTGTCCGCGATGTACTTCCCTTCCTTGTAGATGCAGAGTTCAATTATACAGAAGGGAAAGTTCAGGATACAGATGTTCAGTTGACATCGGAGTTCGGAGATGCTACAGTGAAAGTCGGTGGACAATTATTTAAAGAAGTAAAAAACTTTGATTTTGTAGTCGAGTACCCGCTGAATAAAATGTTTAATCTTGATTTGCCTGAAACACTTCTAATGCAGTTCTTCCGTCAGGAAGTAAGTAATACGATTATCGGAGGTGACTTAACATCTACAAATACCGGAGTAAAAATTATTTACAAGATTAAATTTTAA
- a CDS encoding T9SS type A sorting domain-containing protein, translating to MTKKITLLFVLLLGIFSLKSYAQVDISGTPYSTLKDAFDAINAGTHTGAIVVSINGSTVETASAVLNASGSGAASYTSITISPTGGAARLITGAVTGYLIDLNGADNVTIDGLNTGGNTLTISNTSNGASGCIRYIADASNNTITNCTLSGSSSTAANGVVLFSTGTTTGNDNNTISNSTIGGAGGILPVNDIYSLGTSAAIDNSGNIISGNNIQDYFSASLLSSGIFMSTGTSGWTITNNKLFQTTTCTYTTANIHNGIAASAGSGYTITGNTIGYSSSAGTGTYTMAGTIATRFIGINLAVSTTVATSSVQGNTITAISLATSSGAATTNGVICGINVTAGNVNIGNVTPNTIGGSSGTGLITAVPTTTQGMIVGINSSSTGTILIQNNIIGGFTSSGITAAVAGGVSGINVSGVSASMTITGNTIGNSTAENMRAGTTALTTGSSIASGINMTSQPTSSTITNNTIQNLVSYGTGATSYARGFWTGTTATAPYTITGNTVYNIYTNSTLATYTNGQVGAGGIILGGGSGSVISGNTVYNIGNTNTGTGGYTVGGIVSANGVSTKITKNIVYGLSNASTSTTATAPGVAGGIIIRSGNASDTISNNMVTLGVGQTTNTAFLGIMLNHGSTPDPVSNIFYNTIHIEGTVTSGAQPSFGLARTDFSATARTAGVIIFNNVFDNSRTGGTGKHYAIANNYGAVTSSATGWSGTASNYNVLNSASASSVGYWTGDQTLAGWRTASAGDANSLSGISITYTNLSSGNLRYNMGLTATLLESGATTITTVTTDIDGFARPKPGAVNGGGIAPDFGAGESDMVPIDISGPNILYTNITNTASTSNRTLTGFATITDLTGVNVTPGTNPRVYYKKSTDANTFGGNTSGDNGWKWVQASNASSPFDFTIDNSIIFGGSVTGGDIIQYFVVAQDIVLPTPYVSSNPSTGFTGTGVGSITSAPTTPNFYYIIGAPLSGTYTVGLALFNKLSGLNLYTEERTRKVVQEVPITEDNSVVQKSTGPEPTSASLNAPSKGTQRVTVDEKYSVLMLNGSEYAGAKYYSITQADRTQYGLSSDLVGVYTTITAALTDLNLRGVTGNTTFSLTDASYPTETYPLSFNISGGAPTPSASATVTLKPALGVSPTISGTLNSAGLIKVLNNYVIIDGSNTVGGTTKDMTITNISATGPSVIHFASTGTTYLDNVTLKNCNIINGLNTSTAVVVSDATLGTAGYFSNITIQNNSIQKAYIGMYIIGNPLSTSFASVIGNSLITSGANSIRFTGLYMQQLNGALVSQNVFQNFDGTSAEDDNGIWFATGMSNSIAERNYVGTLKYTGTGGYGCHGIQVSTGVTGANITVRNNQFCDLSGDGWVNTTLGDNTHGIYAFSTQTGLKLYNNSINFNGNTLNQTGAMSYGITLGTGTTADIRNNNIVNNLGLLGATGLGTTCIFLQSGVSQLEAEDNNNYYCNASGSGIKGVAYVVSTNYTSVAAYAAVTLKDAHSVSGDPAYLSATSGDVDATNVNCWVVNGTGVNGLVTDDYLGNPRPTTSNGVCDIGAFNVIPSVSAPNATQTGTIGLGNTTTYSIFGRTFASITWGPAGTLPGTLTAVYNSGQTPPNPPGSALYGYGTWSLTPDVQPSGGATYDITIYFDDSQTGTINSPSTNLILAKYDGVSWTDYQPGTGAGQSNLNYAGKSITVLGLGSFSTFALTDKDNPLPVELSSFSSVVDRRNVDLKWTTVSEQNNSGFDIERKLSSSQTWTKVGRVTGNGTSNTAHNYSFTDLNLQTGNYNYRLKQIDFNGNYNYYNLANEVNVGVPSKFDLSQNYPNPFNPTTKINYDLPFDSKVSIKLFDMTGKEVALIVNAAQSAGYYTVQFNGSNLASGIYFYNIIAEGGNASKFVSTKKMVLVK from the coding sequence ATGACAAAGAAAATTACTCTTCTTTTTGTTCTGCTTCTTGGGATTTTCAGCTTAAAGTCTTATGCACAAGTTGATATTTCAGGAACTCCTTATTCTACATTAAAAGATGCATTTGATGCCATCAATGCCGGGACTCACACCGGTGCAATTGTTGTAAGCATCAACGGAAGCACTGTAGAAACAGCATCTGCAGTTCTAAATGCAAGCGGAAGCGGAGCTGCTTCTTATACATCAATTACAATCTCTCCTACCGGCGGGGCTGCCAGGTTAATCACAGGAGCAGTGACGGGCTACTTAATCGATTTGAATGGAGCAGATAATGTTACAATCGACGGTTTAAACACCGGTGGTAATACTCTTACTATTTCAAATACATCTAATGGAGCCTCCGGATGTATTCGCTACATTGCAGATGCAAGTAACAATACAATTACCAATTGTACTCTCAGCGGTTCATCCAGTACTGCTGCAAACGGCGTTGTTCTTTTCAGCACAGGAACTACCACGGGTAATGATAACAATACAATCAGCAACTCAACTATTGGCGGAGCAGGAGGAATCTTACCTGTCAATGACATCTATTCATTAGGAACAAGCGCAGCTATTGATAACTCAGGCAACATTATTTCAGGTAACAATATTCAGGATTACTTCAGTGCATCACTTTTATCAAGCGGTATTTTTATGTCCACAGGTACATCAGGATGGACAATAACAAATAATAAATTATTTCAGACAACTACATGTACCTATACAACGGCAAATATACACAACGGTATAGCAGCAAGTGCAGGTTCAGGATATACCATCACGGGTAACACTATCGGATATTCTTCTTCCGCAGGAACAGGAACATATACTATGGCAGGAACTATTGCAACAAGATTTATAGGTATTAACCTTGCGGTTAGTACCACAGTTGCAACATCTTCAGTACAAGGAAATACAATAACTGCAATCAGCCTTGCAACTTCCAGCGGTGCAGCAACAACAAACGGAGTTATCTGCGGTATTAACGTAACTGCAGGGAATGTTAACATAGGAAATGTTACTCCTAATACCATCGGAGGTTCATCAGGAACAGGACTTATTACTGCAGTTCCTACAACTACTCAGGGAATGATTGTAGGTATTAACAGTTCCTCAACAGGAACAATTCTTATACAGAATAATATTATTGGCGGATTCACATCTTCAGGTATTACTGCGGCTGTTGCAGGAGGTGTTTCGGGTATTAACGTTTCCGGCGTTTCTGCTTCTATGACAATTACGGGAAACACAATCGGAAACTCAACTGCAGAAAACATGAGAGCCGGTACAACCGCTCTTACAACAGGCAGCTCAATTGCATCCGGTATTAACATGACATCTCAGCCAACAAGTTCAACCATTACAAATAATACAATCCAGAATTTAGTATCATATGGTACCGGTGCCACAAGTTATGCAAGAGGTTTTTGGACCGGAACTACAGCTACTGCACCTTATACAATTACAGGCAATACTGTTTATAATATTTATACAAATTCCACACTTGCTACTTATACAAACGGTCAGGTAGGTGCCGGCGGTATAATTCTTGGCGGAGGAAGCGGAAGTGTTATATCCGGAAATACAGTTTACAATATTGGAAATACGAATACGGGAACAGGCGGTTACACTGTCGGCGGTATTGTCAGCGCAAATGGTGTTTCAACAAAGATAACAAAAAATATTGTTTACGGACTAAGTAATGCCAGTACATCAACAACAGCTACTGCCCCCGGTGTGGCGGGAGGTATAATTATCCGTTCAGGAAATGCTTCCGATACTATTTCAAACAACATGGTTACATTAGGAGTTGGCCAGACAACTAACACAGCATTCCTTGGTATTATGCTTAATCACGGTTCAACACCTGACCCCGTAAGCAATATATTTTATAATACAATTCATATTGAAGGAACTGTAACCAGCGGCGCACAGCCAAGCTTTGGTCTGGCAAGAACAGATTTTTCTGCAACAGCCCGTACTGCCGGAGTAATTATTTTCAATAACGTTTTTGATAACTCAAGAACGGGCGGTACAGGAAAGCACTATGCAATTGCAAACAACTATGGCGCAGTAACATCAAGCGCAACAGGATGGTCAGGAACTGCTTCCAACTACAATGTTCTAAATTCAGCTTCAGCATCTTCTGTAGGTTACTGGACAGGTGACCAGACACTGGCAGGCTGGAGAACAGCATCAGCCGGTGATGCAAACAGTCTTTCAGGTATTTCAATTACATATACAAATTTATCATCCGGGAATTTAAGATATAACATGGGTCTGACAGCCACGCTGTTAGAATCAGGTGCTACAACAATTACAACAGTAACAACAGATATCGACGGCTTTGCAAGACCTAAACCGGGCGCAGTAAACGGAGGAGGTATTGCTCCTGACTTCGGCGCAGGCGAATCTGATATGGTGCCGATTGATATTTCAGGTCCGAATATTTTATATACAAATATTACAAATACAGCATCAACATCAAACCGCACTTTAACGGGCTTTGCAACAATTACAGATCTTACAGGAGTAAACGTTACTCCGGGTACAAATCCAAGAGTTTATTATAAAAAGTCAACAGATGCAAATACATTTGGCGGCAATACATCAGGCGATAACGGATGGAAATGGGTACAGGCATCAAATGCCTCTTCACCTTTTGATTTCACGATTGATAACTCTATAATTTTCGGAGGCTCAGTTACAGGCGGAGATATAATTCAGTACTTTGTTGTTGCACAGGATATTGTGCTGCCGACTCCATACGTATCTTCCAATCCATCAACAGGTTTTACCGGTACAGGTGTCGGTTCAATAACTTCTGCCCCAACAACTCCAAATTTTTATTATATAATTGGAGCACCTCTTTCAGGTACATACACTGTTGGTCTTGCTTTGTTCAATAAACTTTCAGGATTAAATCTTTATACAGAAGAAAGAACCAGAAAAGTAGTGCAGGAAGTACCAATAACTGAAGATAATTCAGTTGTTCAAAAATCAACCGGACCTGAACCCACATCTGCATCTTTAAATGCTCCTTCTAAAGGAACACAGAGAGTAACTGTTGATGAAAAATATTCTGTACTTATGCTAAATGGCAGTGAATATGCAGGTGCAAAATATTATTCAATAACACAGGCTGATAGAACACAATACGGTCTATCAAGTGATTTGGTTGGAGTCTATACAACAATTACTGCAGCATTGACAGATCTCAATCTAAGAGGTGTTACCGGAAACACAACATTTTCATTGACAGATGCTTCATATCCGACTGAAACATATCCATTGTCGTTTAATATTTCAGGAGGTGCGCCGACACCATCGGCTTCAGCAACAGTAACTTTAAAACCCGCATTAGGTGTATCCCCTACTATTTCAGGTACATTAAACTCTGCAGGTTTAATAAAGGTATTAAATAATTATGTCATTATTGATGGCTCAAACACTGTTGGCGGCACAACAAAGGATATGACGATTACCAATATATCAGCTACAGGACCGAGTGTGATTCATTTTGCATCGACAGGAACAACATATCTTGATAACGTTACACTGAAAAACTGTAATATTATAAACGGACTTAACACCAGTACTGCAGTAGTAGTAAGTGATGCAACTTTAGGTACTGCAGGATATTTTTCAAATATTACTATTCAGAACAACAGTATTCAAAAAGCATATATTGGAATGTATATAATCGGAAACCCATTAAGTACATCCTTTGCTTCAGTAATAGGAAACAGCTTAATTACCTCAGGAGCTAATTCAATAAGATTCACGGGTCTATATATGCAGCAACTTAACGGCGCATTGGTATCTCAAAACGTATTTCAGAATTTTGACGGAACAAGCGCTGAAGATGACAACGGAATATGGTTTGCAACAGGAATGTCAAATTCCATAGCTGAAAGAAACTATGTAGGAACTCTGAAATATACAGGTACAGGCGGATACGGCTGCCATGGTATTCAGGTAAGCACAGGAGTGACAGGAGCAAATATAACAGTAAGAAATAATCAGTTCTGTGATTTATCAGGTGACGGCTGGGTAAATACCACGCTCGGAGATAATACTCATGGAATATATGCATTCTCAACACAGACAGGATTAAAATTATATAACAACTCGATTAATTTTAACGGAAACACTCTAAACCAGACCGGTGCAATGTCATACGGTATTACACTTGGTACCGGCACTACAGCAGATATAAGAAACAATAATATTGTAAATAATCTTGGACTTCTTGGAGCAACAGGATTAGGCACTACATGTATATTTTTACAAAGTGGTGTTTCTCAATTAGAAGCTGAAGATAATAACAATTATTATTGCAATGCATCAGGTTCAGGAATTAAAGGAGTTGCATACGTAGTTTCCACAAACTATACATCGGTTGCAGCTTATGCAGCTGTAACTTTGAAAGATGCACACTCTGTTAGCGGAGACCCTGCTTATCTAAGTGCAACATCGGGTGACGTTGATGCAACAAATGTTAACTGCTGGGTTGTAAACGGAACCGGAGTTAACGGACTTGTTACTGATGACTACTTAGGAAATCCCAGACCTACTACATCTAATGGTGTCTGTGATATCGGAGCATTCAATGTTATACCTTCTGTTTCAGCACCTAATGCAACACAAACAGGAACTATTGGTTTAGGAAACACTACTACCTATTCCATATTCGGAAGAACTTTTGCATCTATCACCTGGGGTCCTGCCGGAACGCTTCCGGGAACCTTAACAGCGGTTTATAATTCAGGACAAACACCTCCAAATCCTCCGGGCTCTGCATTATACGGTTACGGAACATGGAGTCTCACACCTGATGTTCAGCCGTCAGGCGGAGCAACTTATGATATAACTATTTATTTCGATGACAGTCAGACAGGTACTATAAATTCACCTAGCACGAATCTTATACTGGCAAAATATGACGGAGTATCATGGACTGATTATCAGCCGGGTACAGGAGCTGGACAATCCAATCTAAACTATGCCGGTAAATCAATTACCGTTTTAGGGTTAGGCTCGTTCTCAACTTTTGCTTTAACAGATAAAGATAATCCTTTGCCTGTTGAATTATCTTCTTTCTCATCTGTTGTTGACAGAAGAAATGTTGATTTAAAATGGACAACTGTTTCAGAACAAAATAACAGCGGCTTTGATATAGAAAGAAAGCTTTCATCTTCACAAACCTGGACTAAAGTTGGTAGAGTTACAGGAAATGGAACTTCCAATACTGCTCATAACTATAGCTTCACGGATTTGAACTTGCAAACCGGAAATTACAACTACAGACTGAAACAAATTGATTTCAATGGAAACTATAATTATTATAATCTGGCCAATGAAGTCAACGTAGGTGTACCTTCTAAATTTGATTTAAGTCAGAACTATCCAAATCCGTTTAATCCTACAACAAAGATTAATTACGATTTGCCGTTCGATAGCAAGGTATCAATCAAATTATTTGATATGACCGGTAAAGAAGTTGCATTGATAGTTAATGCAGCGCAGAGTGCAGGATATTACACAGTACAATTCAACGGTTCAAATTTAGCAAGTGGTATTTACTTCTACAATATTATTGCAGAAGGCGGCAATGCTTCTAAGTTTGTTTCCACAAAGAAAATGGTACTTGTGAAGTAA